The Paramisgurnus dabryanus chromosome 6, PD_genome_1.1, whole genome shotgun sequence genome has a window encoding:
- the LOC135744217 gene encoding tripartite motif-containing protein 16-like protein, with protein MAEASVSLAQDQFICPICLDLLKDPVTIPCGHSYCMSCFTNYWDQDDQKRAYSCPQCRQTFTTRPVLGKNTMLAEVVEKLKKTKRQADYCYAEPGDVECDVCTERKHKAVKSCLVCLNSYCQNHLEQHENLFKGKKHNLIDATGRLQEMICPQHDKALEIYCRTDQHCICYLCMVDEHNNHETVSAAAERTEKQKQLQRKYQERIQESQKKLQELRDAVETHKRSAQTAVDDTERIFTQLIRSIERRRSEVTQLIRDQEKTAVSRAERLLKRLEQEIDDLRRRDAELQQLSHTDDHIHFLQSFQSLSVPPGSIDSLSIIVSSFLSYDDVCKSVSHLSEKLEDFCREEMEKISYRVKYNDIIPAPEPNTREQFLQYYHPITAEPNTAHKRLGLSKGNRVVTKTDTSQPYPDHPDRFDFYHQVLCSESVSGRCYWEVEWSGMVYISVSYKNISSKVNKSLFGSNDQSWSLICTGSSFSFWHNNIETKLPVVFRSSRIGVYVDHSSGSLSFYSVSDTMTLIHRVNTTFTKPLYPGFRVYSGSVKLCDPAV; from the exons ATGGCAGAAGCGAGTGTTTCTTTGGCTCAGGATCAGTTCATCTGTCCAATCTGTCTGGATCTACTGAAGGATCCTGTGACCATTCCCTGTGGACACAGTTACTGTATGAGCTGTTTTACAAACTACTGGGATCAAGATGATCAGAAGAGAGCCTACAGCTGCCCTCAGTGCAGACAGACCTTCACTACAAGACCTGTTTTAGGTAAAAACACCATGCTGGCTGAAGTGGTGGAGAAACTAAAAAAGACTAAACGACAGGCTGATTACTGTTATGCTGAACCTGGAGATGTGGAGTGTGACGTCTGTACTGAAAGAAAACACAAAGCTGTCAAGTCCTGTCTGGTGTGTCTGAACTCTTACTGTCAAAATCATCTTGAACAACATGAGAATTTATTCAAAGGGAAGAAGCACAACCTGATAGACGCCACTGGACGACTTCAGGAGATGATCTGCCCTCAACATGATAAAGCCCTTGAGATTTATTGTCGTACTGATCAGCACTGTATATGTTATCTGTGTATGGTGGATGAACACAATAACCATGAGACTGTATCAGCTGCAGCAGAGAGGACTGAGAAACAG AAACAGCTGCAGAGAAAATACCAGGAGAGAATCCAGGAGAGCCAGAAGAAGCTTCAGGAGCTGAGAGATGCTGTGGAGACTCATAAG CGCTCTGCACAGACAGCAGTGGACGACACTGAGAGGATCTTTACTCAACTGATCCGATCCATTGAGAGAAGACGATCTGAGGTGACACAGCTGATCAGAGATCAGGAAAAGACTGCAGTGAGTCGAGCTGAAAGACTCTTGAAGCGACTGGAGCAGGAGATTGATGATCTGAGGAGGAGAGACGCTGAGCTGCAGCAGCTTTCACACACAGATGATCACATCCATTTCCTCCAG agTTTCCAGTCTCTCTCTGTTCCTCCTGGATCTATAGATTCACTCAGCATCATTGTCAGTTCTTTCCTCTCTTATGATGATGTATGTAAATCTGTGTCTCATCTGAGTGAGAAACTGGAAGATTTCTGTAGAGAAGAAATGGAAAAAATATCTTATAGAG TAAAGTATAATGACATCATTCCCGCCCCTGAACCAAATACCAGGGAACAGTTCTTACAAT ATTATCATCCAATTACTGCAGAGCCAAACACAGCACATAAACGTCTCGGTCTTTCTAAGGGGAACAGAGTGGTTACGAAGACAGACACAAGCCAGCCGTATCCTGATCATCCAGACAGATTTGACTTTTATCATCAGGTGTTGTGTAGTGAGAGTGTGAGTGGACGCTGTTACTGGGAGGTCGAATGGAGTGGTATGGTGTATATATCAGTGTCATATAAGAACATAAGCAGCAAAGTTAATAAGAGTTTATTTGGGAGTAATGATCAGTCATGGAGTTTGATCTGTACTGGCTCCAGTTTTTCATTTTGGCACAATAATATTGAGACTAAACTCCCTGTAGTGTTTAGATCTTCTAGAATAGGAGTGTATGTAGATCATAGTTCAGGATCTCTGTCCTTCTACAGCGTCTCTGACACAATGACCCTCATCCACAGAGTCAACACCACATTCACTAAACCTCTCTATCCTGGGTTTAGAGTTTATTCTGGATCAGTGAAACTGTGTGATCCAGCAGTATAG